The window CTACCGAAGGAACTGTCCTGGAACGACTTCCTGTAAGAGCCCAGATAAGACAAAACGCTGTGTTGGATATTCCTCATATCCTGGTTCTTCTGGATGATGCTGAAAATAAACTGTTCAATTATCTTGAGAGGAATAAGAGTACCTTTGATGAGGTTTATGATTTTAATCTGGCTGATAATGCCGGTCATCTCACTGGTTTTCAGGTTTCGAAGGCATCTGACCTGGATGTTCTTTCTGGAATTTTTGATGAATTGAGAAGCCGTGCCGATTTTCTATTTGCCGTGGGAGACGGAAACCATTCCCTCGCAGCTGCCAAACAACTCTGGAATAAAATCAGGGATGAGAGTGGTGACATGGATCACCCTGCCAGATATGCCCTGGTGGAAATTGAAAATATTCATGATCCAGGTGTTCGTTTCGAACCCATTCATAGAATATTGTTTGATTGTCCACTGTCAGATTTCAAGACCGATTTCCTGTCATATCCTGGAACAGTGATAAGGGAGATGGATTCCTGGGAAAAAATGAAAGAGGAGGTCGAAAAACTGAATCAGGAGGGAACTTTTACGGTGGGTATGATTGGATCAGAAGGGTGCAGCCTCCTGATCCTGGATGATCCTAAGGCTACTCTTGCCTCAGAAGCTTTTCATTCATTCCTGGATCCCTGGATGAAGAAGGGTAAATGTGGAGAAATTGACTATATACATGGTGAATCTGCTCTGCGGAATTTATCAGAGACAGCGGGAAATCTCGGATTTTACCTTGCACCCATTAATAAAAATACTTTTTTTCAGTTTATTAACAAGAGAGGACCTATGCCGCGAAAGACATTTTCCATAGGTGAAGCGGAAGAAAAACGCTATTATCTTGAATGCCGCAAGCTCATACCCTGATGTTTCTAATTTCAAAAATCCTGACCGCGATGATCCTTCCTCCAGGATGTATTATCGTGGTTCTTTTTCTTTTTTTAATACTGGGCCATACAAGGAAGCAGAAACAAAGAGACATCTTCTTTTATTCATCCTGCCTGATGCTGGTCTTATTCTATCTGCTGTCAATCCGTCCTGTTTCGGATATCCTTTTGTCTCCTTTAGAAAAATATGCGACTGATTTTGCCATTGAAACCTCTCGACACAATACAGAGCAGGAGGCTGAGCTTATCGTAATTCTGGGGGGAGGCAGTATACTCACTACCGATAGAGAGGGGAAACTCATATCAAGACTATCTCCCATAGGCACTGCGCGCCTGCTGGAGGGGATTCTTCTTTCTGATGAATTGGGAATCCCTCTGTTATTCAGCGGGGGGAATGTGCTCAAAGGAGAAGGAGCCGCCACCGAAGCCGATGCCGCAGAATCCATATTGATGCGATCCCGATTGTCGACAAATCAATACCAACTTGAAGACAAAAGCCGCAATACTTATGAGAATGCCCTGTTCACTGCCGAAGAGACAAAAGCAAGGGATATTATTCTGATTACTTCGGCCTTTCATATGAAAAGGAGCATTTCCTGCTTTCATAAGGCGGGATTTAGAATTATCGGCATACGTCCTGTGGACACCCGTTTGGATCGTAAGGCTTGGAACCTGATTGATTTTTTCCCCGGAATAGAATCCATGCAGAGCAGCATAACCGCTCTGCATGAATACGGGGGACTCCTGTATTACAGAATCTTCTACAAACTGTGAGTATCAGCTTTTTCTATGGCCGCAAGGCGCTCTGACAGCACAGGATGACTGTAATGAAAAGTGCTATAGAGCTTATGAGGAGTCAGATTGGAAAGATTTTCACGGCTGAGCATTAACAGAGCCTGAGCCAGGGCACTATTGTTACTGACGGCCCTACAGGCATAGGCATCGGCTTCATACTCATGCTTTCTGGACCAGAAATGACTCAAGGGTGATAAGAAGAATGAAAAAGGAGTTGAACAGAACATCAGAATAATCAGAATGGAGTGATACCCTCCTTCGGCAAAAGTAAAGGCTTGAAACAGGGCATCCCAGTTCAGACAAAGGCTGGTTACAAAGAGAGTGCCTGTCAGACTGATAATGCTGACAACCAGTCGTTTTGGAATATGTTTCAGCTTATTGTGCCCTATTTCATGAGCCAGCACTGCTTCGAGTTCCTCTTCACTGAGAGATTCAATGAGGGTGTCGAACAACACAATTCTTTTAAACTTCCCTAGACCTGTAAAATAAGCATTGCTGTGTCCCGAACGTCTACTGCCGTCCATGACATATATGCCGGTGGTTCCAAATCCGCACCTCTCAGCCAGCCCCTGCAATCTTGTTTTTAAACTCCCATCTTCAAGAGCTGTGAATTTATTAAAAAGGGGAGCAATCAGTACCGGGTAGAGTAAAAGAATAAACAGCTGGAATACTATGATAAATGCCGAGGCATAAATCCACCAGAATGAGCCGCTCTTATCCATAAAAAAGAAGAGCCCCCACAGGAGTGGAACTGCCAATACTGGAATGAGGGCCATCTGCTTGATCATATCTGTCAGGAAGAGGGACAGGGTCGTCTTGTTAAAGCCGAATTCCTCTTCTATCACAAACTGTGAATATAAAGAGAAGGGTATGGATGAGAGAGAATAGATGAAAGAGAACACAAGAATATAGAGAATACTGAACAGTGTACCCCCGGGTAATATATTCAGCATAAATGTTTCTAATTTTCCCGGAAAGCCGGTTAAAACAATGATGAGAAGAAAGAGAAAAGACCAGGCAGCAGACAGTAATGCGAAACGACCCTGAACAAGAGTGTAACTGACTGACTTGTCATAACCTTCCTGATTGATTGTTTCCTGAAAGGCTTTTGGAACTTCAGATCGATTTTTTATGGTACTGTTTAAATTCAAAATACTCAGGAACCAGGATACAAGAAACTCAATGACAAAAAGTGAAATGACCAATATAAGAATTAAGGATGATGACACGATTATTACCTCCCATCGGCGGACCCATGCGGGTGCAAAAAAAAACCCTGCTTATGCAGGGTTTATTGAATTATAATGATTAAAGAGCGGCAATAGCTTCTTTCATCTTGCCTTTTGCAACAGCAGATTTACACTGTTTACAAATAGTAACTTTCTTTCCTTCAAATTCATTTTCATAAACAACCTTGATAGCTGTTCTTTTGCAAAGGGGACAAGTTCCTCTTCCGCTTTTAATTAATTCCCTGATTCCCTGACCTCTATGAGCTTTAGACATAAATTCTCCTTAACTGATAGTATGAGTAACTCATACCTGTATCTGTTTTTCATAAATTAATTGTTAAATATACTACTGTTTGCATCAATACTGAAAACACAGAAAAACCATATTTTAACTAGAAAACTATATCGACAGTCTATTAAAAAGTCAATCCTGCTAAACCTTTAAGCTGTCAGAAATAGAGAAGAGAATTGATACCAATTTCAGTTTCACCGGGTTCTCGAAGGTTAATACCCGCATCCATTGTAAGAGAGAAACTGCTGAGAATGGCAGGAAACAGAATAATTGCGATTCCGGCGGTGTATTGGATGTCATTTTTTACAAGTTGTTCATTCCTTCTTTTTACAAATCCCATATCTATAAAGGGAGAAATCTGAAGATCTCCGATTTTTTCAATTGATACGGCATTGAAGGGAAAGCTCTGATTCAAATATAGTCCCCGATCTCCATCGAGTTTATAATCTAGGATGCCCCTCAACCTATCTCCAGCATTTCGTTTGAAATCATTGTAATAGTAAAAGCTTGAAATTCTCGCATTATAGCTGATGACGGGGGTATAGAGATATGTTTTAAATTTGCTGTCAACCCATGATACAAACCGGCCTTTTTGATAATCATATTCTATCTGATTTTCAATACTGGCATTTATTCCCTGTCTGAGTGATCCAATCCAGTTCACACTGTCCCATTGCAGAAAATGATTATAGGCCGGGACAGTCCCGGTCAGGGTGAACTGGCTGTTTTCGAAATCTGTTGAGTTGTAAATAAAATTATATGCATAGGGCCATCTTAAAATAGGGCGGGCTGAATATTGAAGGCTCGGAATAATTGGGAAATTGATACTGATTCTGAATTCAGTTTGAATATAACTGTATTCGAGATCCACGTTTCCATTGGAATCTGCAGTCTTAATAGTTTCCCATAATTGATTGAAACGGAGATCAAGAAAGAGTGATCCTGCACGAAGTTTTGTCCAGTCTGCTATGATTTCGGATTTTAAATCAGAATAGTAACTGGTCAATTTAAAATTGGTCAGTGTCCCGGCGACATTTTTGTAATCAAGGCCCAAACCCATTACGAGCCCCAGATTATCATCAAAAGTATAAACAGGAATGGGGAGAAAGGTCCAGGAATCTTCAAGTGTCACAGTGACTTCAACATCCATAATCAGCTCTTCCGATTTTATGATGTGATAAGAGGTCAGAACTGTTTGAAATACTTTTTTATTTATAAGGGTTTGCCGCTGTTTCTGAAGGTACGAGTCCAATTGATAAACCGAAGAAAAAACACGTCCATATTCCCAATTCAGATCTTTAACGAGAGCATTCACTCTCGTATTTCCGTCAATATTGTAGACGACATGATCAATGCGTATCAGTTTCCCGGATAAATCTTCTCCAAAAAGAGGAACATTCCAAAAAATGAGAAGGATTGTAATGACTAAAAGGGCGCTGAATTTCCCGGAAGGGACTCCTGAAATCATAAAACATAATAGCGGGATTGGTTTTTTAATGCGAGTAAAAAATTATGATTTGAACCTTGTTGCAGATAAGATGTTTTATTATTAAGATATGTTTATGATCGAATCAATGGGGCGATGGTTTCGGGAGAAGGTAAAAGGAAGCAGCTATGCTTTCAACTTTTTTCTTTTTTTACTCAAGGAAACAATTCATTTCCCCTGGACCAAGAAGGTCGGATTCAATGTTCTGATCATGCAGATCTATTTTACCGGTGTTGAGGCTCTCTCTGTGATTGCTCTTATATCATTGGGAATTGGTGCGGTCATCATCATACAGGGTGTCGCCTTACTCCCTATGTTTGGTCAGAGTGATCTTATGTACACAATCCTGATTCTGGTGATTACCCGTGAACTCGGCCCCATGTTGACCGCCTTCATTATAACAGCCCGGTCAGGCAGTGCCATCACTACCGAACTCGGTAACATGGTAATATCCCATGAAATGGAGGCATATATGTCTGTGGGTATCCATCCTGTGTCCTATCTGGGAGTCCCCAGGCTTTATGGTGTCATTCTGGCAATGCTATTTCTAAATATTTATTTTAATCTTTTCGGATTATTAGGTTCCTACCTGGTTGCATCTCTCATTCATGATATTCCTTTTCGTGACTATCTTATACATCTTGTTAATGCGCTTACTCCGGCAGATATTCTCTCTGCCTTCCTTAAGAGCATTATTTTTGGATTTATAATTGCTGTTGTTTCCATCTATTACGGATTTAACGTTAGTAGAGCCGTTACCGAAGTTCCTCAGAAGACAATTAAATCCATAGGAACGAGTATCACCCTGTGTATCATAGCCGACGCTATCCTTGTCATAGTCACACGTTTATAGGAGTACTGGATTGAATTGGAATGAAGTGCCTATTATCCTTGATGATGTGAGTCTCCACGATGGACTTGATCCAATAGTTGAGTCGATTTCCCTCGAGTTTAAACCATCTGCCGTTACGGTTCTGATGGGCGGGTCGGGAAGCGGCAAATCCACACTTTTGAAAATTGCAGCGGGATTAACTCCTATCTCCAGCGGGCAGGTCTTATATGGTGAAAAGTCTCTCTATAAATTGAATCAGAAAGAATATGCCCGAATGCAGCAGCATACGGGTTTTATGTTCCAGGATGGAGCTCTCTGGGCGAATATGAATATTCAGCAAAATCTGACTCTACCTCTGGTGATTTCAGACCCCTCAAGTGCAGCCTTAGATGTGGAAAGAAAGGTCAGGGATAGTTTGATTGAATTCAATATGATCTCGGAAATGAATAGCAGACCCGCCACACTCTCTGCAGGAGAACGAAAAATTATTTCTTACCTCCGTGCCGTCATATCCAATCCGGATATACTTTTTTTTGATGAGCCCACTTCTTTTATAGACCGGAAGGGAGCACTTCAGTTGATTAAGGCCTTATTCAAATTTAAGAAAGAGGGAAAAACGATCCTGGTTGTGACTCATGATCTGACACTGGCAAAATCTCTGGGAGATTATATTGTTTTCATGAACGACAGGAAGGTCGAACTCTACGACAGTATCGATGCCTGTATGAAATCTGAAAATGTAAACTGGCTTAATTTTATTGAAGACCGGTCAACAGATCAAAAAGAAAGTGTTGATCTGAACACCGAAACCCATCATAGTTTAGTACAGGAAGAATAAAATGAAATTTGGATTCAGACATGCTGATAAATTTGTCGGGCTATTTATCCTTATAGCTGTCGTTTTTATCAGTTCATCTCTTGTTGTCACCAGTATCAACCGCCGATGGTTTGCCCGGGATTATGAATATTACTCCCGTTTTTTCAGTGCTACCGGCCTGAGTGTGGGCATGCCCCTTAAACTCAGAGGATTTGAGATTGGAAAAATTAAACGCATTACCCTGAATGATCAGAATAAGGTAGATGTGACATTCATTATTTATGACACCTTTATCAATAAAGTCACTGTTGATTCGGTCCTAGAATTGGCATCGAATCCCCTTGGTCTGGGAGGTGGTCTTAATTTTTATCCCGGATTGTCTTCTGATTCACTCCTGGAGGAGTTCAGCTATATTCCCTCCAATCAATCCAGGGAGGGAAAAGAACTGTTATTGAGCGGTAAGGCAGATATTCCCGGGGGGGAGGATGCCATTACTGCGATTATGGAAAATATTAATCCCATCCTTCTGGGTGTGGACAACATGATCTTTTCAATGACAGGGATACTGGAGCAAATTGAAAGTGCTCTGGCGGGAAATCAGAGCGGTCCTTTAGGGGGAATGCTTGTTAATCTGGAAGGGACAACAGCTGAGATCAATACAATTCTGCCAGCGGTTGAATCCATATTGATTGAAGTCCAGAAAATGACTGCCTCCCTGAGCATCCTTATGTCAAATCTTGAAGATCCTACCGGTCTTGTACCGACCCTGTTGGATCCCAGCGGATCCTTTGACACTCTTCTCAATGATGATAACCAGATATACAAACACATAGACGGAATTCTTGAAGAAATCCATACAAACCTTGAAAACCTGTCTTCCATGACAAATGACCTCAAAGGAATTACCCCTGAACTGAACGGTGTTTTAGATGAAACCACTGCTGCTATAAAAGAGGGTAAAAAAGTACTTGAAGGTTTGAGCAATAATCCACTCCTCAGAAAAGGAATTACTGAAGAAACCAGTGCTTCTTATCAGCATGGAGCACTACGGGATGAGGAGTTTTAGGATGAAACAGAGAATCCTTATGATTATTGTAACGATCCTTTTGACCGCCTGTTCTTCCATTCCCAAGGAAGCACGAGTTCAGGCAGTGAACACCCAGAAAGACCAGGCCGCTGTGTATCTTGAGAGGGGTCATCGTGAATATACCTGGGACAACTATGAATCGGCTCTCCATCAATACATGAATGCATTTACTCTTTCCTCTTCGGTTGACTGGCAGGAGGGAATGGTGAAATCACTGGTTCATCTGAGCAGAGCCAGTGACCGAATGAAAGAGTCAGTTCGTGCAAAGATTTATCTGGATCAGGCTGTCGATTTAATGACCGAGATTGAATCTCTGGAATTGAATACTCTAGTGCTCAACCGCAAAACCGAATGGTTCCTGTTTAATGATACGCCAAAGTCTGCTCTTCAATTGAATGATGATGTGTTGAAGAACATAGATAAATTAAAAGGGGAAGAAGCCGGCGAGGTCTGGAGGATCAGAGCTGTAGTT is drawn from Oceanispirochaeta sp. and contains these coding sequences:
- a CDS encoding ATP-binding cassette domain-containing protein, whose product is MNWNEVPIILDDVSLHDGLDPIVESISLEFKPSAVTVLMGGSGSGKSTLLKIAAGLTPISSGQVLYGEKSLYKLNQKEYARMQQHTGFMFQDGALWANMNIQQNLTLPLVISDPSSAALDVERKVRDSLIEFNMISEMNSRPATLSAGERKIISYLRAVISNPDILFFDEPTSFIDRKGALQLIKALFKFKKEGKTILVVTHDLTLAKSLGDYIVFMNDRKVELYDSIDACMKSENVNWLNFIEDRSTDQKESVDLNTETHHSLVQEE
- a CDS encoding MlaD family protein — translated: MKFGFRHADKFVGLFILIAVVFISSSLVVTSINRRWFARDYEYYSRFFSATGLSVGMPLKLRGFEIGKIKRITLNDQNKVDVTFIIYDTFINKVTVDSVLELASNPLGLGGGLNFYPGLSSDSLLEEFSYIPSNQSREGKELLLSGKADIPGGEDAITAIMENINPILLGVDNMIFSMTGILEQIESALAGNQSGPLGGMLVNLEGTTAEINTILPAVESILIEVQKMTASLSILMSNLEDPTGLVPTLLDPSGSFDTLLNDDNQIYKHIDGILEEIHTNLENLSSMTNDLKGITPELNGVLDETTAAIKEGKKVLEGLSNNPLLRKGITEETSASYQHGALRDEEF
- a CDS encoding M48 family metallopeptidase; this encodes MSSSLILILVISLFVIEFLVSWFLSILNLNSTIKNRSEVPKAFQETINQEGYDKSVSYTLVQGRFALLSAAWSFLFLLIIVLTGFPGKLETFMLNILPGGTLFSILYILVFSFIYSLSSIPFSLYSQFVIEEEFGFNKTTLSLFLTDMIKQMALIPVLAVPLLWGLFFFMDKSGSFWWIYASAFIIVFQLFILLLYPVLIAPLFNKFTALEDGSLKTRLQGLAERCGFGTTGIYVMDGSRRSGHSNAYFTGLGKFKRIVLFDTLIESLSEEELEAVLAHEIGHNKLKHIPKRLVVSIISLTGTLFVTSLCLNWDALFQAFTFAEGGYHSILIILMFCSTPFSFFLSPLSHFWSRKHEYEADAYACRAVSNNSALAQALLMLSRENLSNLTPHKLYSTFHYSHPVLSERLAAIEKADTHSL
- a CDS encoding DUF1015 domain-containing protein translates to MNYKEVLANCGIAVPELLLPNKTISLEKWSVVACDQFSSDSSYWDKIKIQTKGEASTVNLILPECYLDESKSRVPEINRNMERYLNDGTLKSAGSGFIYLERTTPWTEKRKGLILALDLEAYSYEAGAIAQIRPTEGTVLERLPVRAQIRQNAVLDIPHILVLLDDAENKLFNYLERNKSTFDEVYDFNLADNAGHLTGFQVSKASDLDVLSGIFDELRSRADFLFAVGDGNHSLAAAKQLWNKIRDESGDMDHPARYALVEIENIHDPGVRFEPIHRILFDCPLSDFKTDFLSYPGTVIREMDSWEKMKEEVEKLNQEGTFTVGMIGSEGCSLLILDDPKATLASEAFHSFLDPWMKKGKCGEIDYIHGESALRNLSETAGNLGFYLAPINKNTFFQFINKRGPMPRKTFSIGEAEEKRYYLECRKLIP
- a CDS encoding ABC transporter permease yields the protein MIESMGRWFREKVKGSSYAFNFFLFLLKETIHFPWTKKVGFNVLIMQIYFTGVEALSVIALISLGIGAVIIIQGVALLPMFGQSDLMYTILILVITRELGPMLTAFIITARSGSAITTELGNMVISHEMEAYMSVGIHPVSYLGVPRLYGVILAMLFLNIYFNLFGLLGSYLVASLIHDIPFRDYLIHLVNALTPADILSAFLKSIIFGFIIAVVSIYYGFNVSRAVTEVPQKTIKSIGTSITLCIIADAILVIVTRL
- a CDS encoding YdcF family protein, whose protein sequence is MVLFLFLILGHTRKQKQRDIFFYSSCLMLVLFYLLSIRPVSDILLSPLEKYATDFAIETSRHNTEQEAELIVILGGGSILTTDREGKLISRLSPIGTARLLEGILLSDELGIPLLFSGGNVLKGEGAATEADAAESILMRSRLSTNQYQLEDKSRNTYENALFTAEETKARDIILITSAFHMKRSISCFHKAGFRIIGIRPVDTRLDRKAWNLIDFFPGIESMQSSITALHEYGGLLYYRIFYKL